From a region of the Agrobacterium larrymoorei genome:
- a CDS encoding quaternary amine ABC transporter ATP-binding protein: MADGFGGIEIRNLYKIFGANPEKHVEAVRNGLTKSELNARHGHVLGLRDINIDIPSGCIQVIMGLSGSGKSTLIRHINRLIDPTAGEVLVDGVDVVKMAPKELREFRRHQTAMVFQKFALLPHRNVLDNTIYGLEVQGVPRAKSVDIAIRWLERVGLKGFEQRYPNQLSGGMQQRVGLARALSNDAPVLLMDEAYSALDPLIRTDMQTVLLDIQSEIKKTIVFITHDLDEALRLGDQIAILRDGEVIQQGTSQDIVLRPADDYIESFVKEVNRGRVINVDAVMSSLRGVAVPDGKPIAAGTSVEDAMRLLAGDGRDLAVVIDGSGQPSGVVTFRQLAGAMVNAGSEVEPAIVQQGLNSRAQA; encoded by the coding sequence ATGGCTGACGGTTTCGGCGGTATCGAAATCCGCAATCTTTACAAGATATTCGGCGCCAATCCCGAGAAGCATGTCGAGGCCGTGCGCAACGGCCTGACGAAGAGCGAATTGAACGCGCGGCACGGGCATGTGCTGGGTCTTCGGGATATCAATATCGATATTCCATCCGGTTGCATTCAGGTCATCATGGGTTTGTCTGGTTCCGGCAAGTCGACTCTTATCCGTCACATCAACCGGCTCATCGATCCAACCGCTGGCGAGGTGCTGGTGGATGGGGTGGATGTGGTGAAGATGGCGCCGAAGGAGTTGCGCGAATTCCGCAGGCACCAGACGGCGATGGTGTTCCAGAAATTCGCGCTTCTGCCTCACCGGAATGTTCTCGATAACACGATTTACGGGCTTGAGGTGCAGGGCGTGCCGCGCGCCAAGAGCGTCGATATCGCCATACGCTGGCTGGAGCGCGTGGGGCTGAAAGGCTTCGAGCAGCGATATCCGAACCAGCTGTCCGGCGGTATGCAGCAGCGCGTCGGCCTCGCGCGGGCGCTTTCCAACGATGCGCCGGTGCTGCTCATGGATGAAGCCTATTCCGCGCTTGATCCATTGATCCGCACGGACATGCAGACGGTGCTTCTGGATATTCAAAGCGAGATCAAAAAGACAATCGTCTTCATCACGCATGATCTCGATGAGGCACTTCGGCTGGGAGACCAGATCGCAATTCTGCGCGATGGCGAAGTGATCCAGCAGGGAACGAGCCAGGATATCGTGCTCAGACCCGCAGATGATTACATCGAAAGCTTCGTCAAGGAAGTGAACCGGGGCAGGGTCATCAATGTCGACGCCGTGATGAGCTCGCTCCGCGGCGTGGCCGTTCCGGACGGCAAGCCCATCGCAGCAGGCACAAGCGTTGAGGATGCGATGCGGCTTCTGGCGGGCGATGGGCGTGATCTGGCCGTGGTGATCGATGGCTCTGGACAGCCATCTGGCGTCGTCACCTTCCGTCAGCTTGCAGGCGCGATGGTGAATGCCGGGAGCGAAGTGGAGCCAGCTATTGTGCAACAAGGGCTAAATTCGCGTGCGCAGGCCTGA
- a CDS encoding ABC transporter permease, producing the protein MDWFYSFPHMDDEALRNLKKMIDDGFREFTRAWGGSIENFFSPLQQFLISAERFMTQTPWPVIILIILAIAWFASRSIKIVLGCLFTLLAIGYFDMWTDTMRTISMIFVCTVLSICIGLPIGIAMSRSNRFQRFVNPVLDVMQTMPSFVYLIPVVMLLGIGKVPGLIAVVIYAIPPMIRLTDLGIRLVDKDVLEAADAFGSSGWQKLFKVQLPLALPTIMAGINQTIMMALAMVVVASMIGVQGLGQPVLKAIANQYFTLGIFNGLAIVGIAIIFDRISQAYGKRLQKHQEIAHG; encoded by the coding sequence ATGGACTGGTTTTATTCGTTTCCGCATATGGATGACGAGGCTCTTCGGAACCTCAAGAAGATGATCGACGACGGCTTCCGCGAATTTACCCGCGCATGGGGCGGCAGCATCGAAAACTTCTTTTCTCCGTTGCAGCAGTTTCTGATTTCGGCGGAGCGCTTCATGACGCAGACGCCGTGGCCGGTCATCATTCTGATTATTCTGGCCATCGCGTGGTTCGCAAGCCGCAGCATCAAGATCGTGCTGGGCTGTCTCTTCACACTTCTGGCCATCGGCTATTTCGATATGTGGACGGATACGATGCGAACGATCTCGATGATCTTCGTCTGCACGGTGCTTTCCATCTGCATCGGTCTGCCCATCGGCATTGCCATGTCGCGGTCCAACCGGTTTCAGCGTTTCGTCAATCCTGTGCTGGATGTGATGCAGACAATGCCGAGCTTCGTCTATCTCATTCCCGTGGTGATGCTGCTTGGCATCGGCAAGGTTCCGGGGCTGATCGCCGTCGTCATCTACGCCATTCCGCCGATGATCCGTCTGACCGATCTCGGTATCCGTCTGGTGGACAAAGATGTGCTGGAAGCGGCGGATGCCTTCGGCTCGTCCGGCTGGCAGAAGCTTTTCAAGGTGCAGTTGCCACTGGCGCTGCCGACGATCATGGCCGGTATCAACCAGACGATCATGATGGCGCTGGCAATGGTGGTGGTCGCATCGATGATCGGCGTGCAGGGGCTGGGCCAGCCGGTGCTCAAGGCCATCGCCAACCAGTATTTCACCCTCGGCATCTTCAACGGCCTTGCCATCGTCGGCATCGCCATCATTTTCGACCGGATCAGCCAGGCCTATGGCAAGCGGCTCCAGAAACATCAGGAGATCGCCCATGGCTGA
- a CDS encoding ABC transporter substrate-binding protein, whose amino-acid sequence MNRLLASTCLLFGLLGGVSAASAAECGSPTIASMNWQSAEVLSNIDKIILNAGYGCSADITVGDTVPTITSMVEKGQPDIAPEAWVDTLPDIVKRGVDEGKLVVAATALPDGGIQGWWIPKYFADEHPDIKTIGDMLKNPKLFPDPEDPSKGAIVNGPQGWGGTVVTAQLYKAYGAEKAGFNLIDSGSSAGLDGSIAKAYERKQPWVGYYWSPTALLGKYEMVKLAHGVPADAAEWKRCNTVADCPDPKPNDWPVDKVVTLVAKPFSEKAGPEVMDYLDKRSWSNATVNKLMAWMTDNQATGEDGAKHFLKENPDVWTKWVSPEVAEKVKASL is encoded by the coding sequence ATGAATAGACTGCTTGCATCGACCTGTCTGCTATTCGGGCTCTTGGGCGGCGTCTCCGCCGCCAGCGCTGCCGAGTGCGGTAGCCCGACCATCGCCAGCATGAACTGGCAAAGCGCGGAAGTGCTTTCCAACATCGACAAGATCATATTGAACGCAGGCTATGGCTGCAGCGCGGACATCACCGTTGGCGATACGGTGCCGACCATCACTTCGATGGTTGAAAAGGGACAGCCGGATATCGCGCCGGAAGCCTGGGTGGATACGCTGCCGGATATCGTCAAGCGTGGTGTGGACGAGGGCAAGCTGGTGGTTGCCGCGACAGCCCTGCCGGATGGCGGTATTCAGGGCTGGTGGATACCCAAATACTTCGCCGATGAGCACCCGGACATCAAGACAATCGGCGACATGCTGAAGAACCCGAAGCTCTTTCCCGATCCTGAAGACCCCAGCAAGGGCGCCATCGTGAATGGCCCGCAGGGCTGGGGCGGCACGGTCGTCACCGCGCAGCTTTACAAGGCTTATGGCGCGGAAAAGGCTGGCTTCAACCTCATCGACAGCGGCTCCTCCGCCGGTCTGGACGGCTCCATTGCCAAGGCTTACGAGCGCAAGCAGCCGTGGGTCGGATATTACTGGTCTCCGACCGCGCTTCTCGGGAAATACGAAATGGTGAAGCTGGCGCATGGTGTTCCGGCGGATGCTGCCGAATGGAAACGTTGCAACACGGTGGCCGATTGCCCCGACCCGAAGCCGAATGACTGGCCGGTGGACAAGGTCGTGACGCTGGTGGCAAAGCCTTTCTCCGAAAAGGCCGGTCCAGAGGTCATGGACTATCTCGACAAGCGTTCCTGGAGCAACGCCACGGTGAACAAGCTGATGGCCTGGATGACCGATAATCAGGCGACCGGCGAAGATGGCGCCAAGCACTTCCTGAAGGAGAACCCGGACGTCTGGACGAAATGGGTATCGCCCGAAGTTGCCGAAAAGGTAAAGGCGTCGCTCTGA
- the fba gene encoding class II fructose-bisphosphate aldolase (catalyzes the reversible aldol condensation of dihydroxyacetonephosphate and glyceraldehyde 3-phosphate in the Calvin cycle, glycolysis, and/or gluconeogenesis): protein MARITLRQLLDHAAEYEYGVPAFNINNMEQALAIMDAASETNSPVIMQASRGARAYAHDIMLKHMMDAVVEIYPDIPVCVHLDHGNEPANCMTAIQAGFTSVMMDGSLKADGKTPGDWEYNVGVTRQVTDMAHYGGISVEGELGVLGSLETGMGEAEDGHGAEGVLSHDQLLTDPDEAVKFVKETKVDALAVAMGTSHGAYKFTRRPDGSVLAMNVIEEIHRKLPNTHLVMHGSSTVPQDLQDIINAYGGAMKPTFGVPIEEIQRGIKNGVRKINIDTDCRMAITGQIRRVLAEEPAEFDLRKYLKPAREAMTKLCKERFELFGTAGQANKINPIPLRDMAKRYASGSLDPVIS from the coding sequence TTGGCACGAATTACGCTCCGCCAATTGCTCGATCATGCTGCGGAATACGAATACGGCGTACCTGCTTTCAACATCAATAATATGGAACAGGCCCTGGCCATCATGGATGCTGCCAGCGAGACCAATTCTCCTGTCATCATGCAGGCATCGCGCGGTGCGCGTGCATATGCACACGACATCATGCTGAAGCACATGATGGATGCAGTGGTTGAAATCTACCCTGATATCCCAGTCTGCGTTCACCTCGACCACGGCAATGAGCCGGCAAACTGCATGACGGCAATTCAGGCTGGCTTCACATCGGTCATGATGGATGGCTCGCTGAAGGCCGATGGCAAGACGCCGGGCGATTGGGAATACAATGTCGGCGTGACACGTCAGGTCACCGACATGGCGCATTACGGCGGCATTTCCGTCGAAGGTGAACTCGGCGTGCTCGGCTCGCTGGAAACCGGCATGGGTGAAGCGGAAGACGGCCACGGTGCAGAAGGCGTGCTCTCGCACGACCAGCTTCTGACCGACCCGGACGAAGCCGTGAAGTTCGTCAAGGAAACGAAGGTCGATGCTCTGGCCGTTGCCATGGGTACCAGCCACGGCGCCTACAAGTTCACGCGTCGCCCGGATGGCAGCGTTCTTGCCATGAACGTCATCGAGGAAATTCACCGCAAGCTGCCGAACACGCACCTTGTGATGCATGGTTCTTCTACCGTTCCGCAGGATCTTCAGGATATCATCAACGCTTACGGCGGCGCGATGAAGCCGACGTTTGGCGTTCCGATCGAGGAAATCCAGCGCGGCATCAAGAATGGCGTTCGCAAGATCAACATCGATACCGACTGCCGCATGGCCATTACCGGCCAGATCCGCCGCGTTCTTGCAGAAGAGCCCGCGGAATTCGATCTGCGTAAGTATCTGAAGCCTGCACGCGAAGCGATGACGAAGCTCTGCAAGGAGCGCTTCGAACTGTTCGGCACCGCAGGTCAGGCCAACAAGATTAACCCGATCCCGCTGCGTGACATGGCAAAGCGCTATGCTTCGGGCTCGCTGGATCCGGTTATTTCGTAA
- a CDS encoding peroxiredoxin, translating into MTLRINQTAPDFTADTTQGQISFHDWIGDSWAVLFSHPKNFTPVCTTELGAMAGLDAEFKKRNVKVIGISVDPVESHAQWKQDIKTATGFEVAYPLIGDKELKVAKLYDMLPDDAGNSSEGRTPADNATVRSVYVIGPDKKIKLILTYPMTTGRNFDEILRTIDSIQLTAKHQVATPANWKQGDDVIITAAVSNEDAIKRFGSFDTVLPYLRKTKQPQA; encoded by the coding sequence ATGACACTGCGCATCAACCAGACCGCGCCGGATTTCACGGCGGATACCACCCAGGGCCAGATCAGTTTTCACGACTGGATCGGCGATAGCTGGGCGGTCCTTTTCTCGCATCCAAAGAACTTCACGCCGGTCTGCACCACGGAGCTTGGCGCGATGGCTGGTCTGGATGCAGAGTTCAAGAAGCGCAATGTGAAGGTCATCGGCATTTCCGTCGATCCCGTGGAAAGCCACGCACAGTGGAAGCAGGACATCAAGACCGCGACCGGTTTCGAGGTTGCCTACCCGCTGATCGGCGACAAGGAACTCAAAGTCGCAAAGCTTTACGACATGCTGCCGGACGATGCTGGTAACAGCTCCGAGGGCCGCACGCCTGCCGATAACGCGACGGTTCGCTCCGTTTACGTGATTGGCCCGGACAAGAAGATCAAGCTGATCCTCACCTATCCGATGACGACCGGCCGCAACTTCGATGAAATCCTCAGAACCATCGACTCCATTCAGCTGACGGCAAAACATCAGGTCGCCACGCCTGCGAACTGGAAACAGGGTGACGACGTGATCATCACCGCTGCCGTTTCCAACGAAGATGCGATCAAGCGCTTCGGTTCGTTCGACACTGTTCTGCCTTATCTGCGCAAGACCAAGCAGCCGCAGGCCTGA
- a CDS encoding ABC-F family ATP-binding cassette domain-containing protein: MIRIENISKSASHRILYIEASAALNRGEKVGLVGPNGAGKTTLFRMITGEEQPDEGQVAAEKNVTIGYFNQDVGEMAGRSAVAEAMEGAGPVSVVAAELRELEARMVDPDQLDQMDEIIERYGEVQARYEELDGYSLEGRAREVLAGLSFSQEMMDGDVGKLSGGWKMRVALARILLMRPDVMLLDEPSNHLDIESLIWLENFLKTYDGALLMTSHDREFMNRIVNKIIEIDGGSLTTYSGDYGFYEQQRALNEKHQLAQFERQQAMLAKELKFIERFKARASHAAQVQSRVKKLDKIERVEPPRRRQTVAFEFLPAPRSGEDVVSLKKVKKAYGSRTIYDGLDFMIRRKERWCLMGVNGAGKSTLLKLVTGTAEPDDGIVTIGASVKLGYFAQHSMDLLDGDATILQWLEQHFPKAGQAPLRALSGCFGFTGDDVEKKCRVLSGGEKARLVMAAMLFDPPNFLVLDEPTNHLDLDTKEMLIKALSEYEGTMLFVSHDRHFLGALSNRVLELTPDGIHQYDGGYTEYVERTGSEAPGLVA; encoded by the coding sequence ATGATCCGCATCGAAAATATCAGCAAATCCGCCAGCCACCGCATTCTCTACATCGAGGCGTCCGCTGCGCTGAACCGTGGCGAGAAGGTCGGGCTTGTGGGGCCGAATGGCGCGGGCAAGACCACGCTCTTTCGCATGATCACGGGCGAGGAGCAGCCTGACGAAGGTCAGGTCGCGGCGGAAAAGAACGTCACCATCGGCTACTTCAATCAGGATGTGGGCGAAATGGCAGGCCGCAGTGCCGTGGCGGAAGCCATGGAAGGCGCTGGTCCCGTCAGCGTCGTTGCGGCCGAGTTGCGCGAGCTTGAGGCCCGCATGGTGGATCCCGATCAACTCGACCAGATGGACGAGATCATCGAACGCTACGGCGAAGTGCAGGCACGTTACGAAGAGCTGGATGGCTATTCGCTGGAAGGCCGCGCGCGCGAAGTGCTGGCGGGCCTCAGCTTTAGCCAGGAGATGATGGACGGCGATGTCGGCAAGCTTTCCGGCGGCTGGAAGATGCGCGTGGCACTTGCCCGCATTCTTCTCATGCGCCCGGACGTTATGCTCCTCGACGAACCGAGCAACCATCTGGATATCGAAAGCCTGATCTGGCTGGAAAACTTCTTGAAGACCTATGACGGTGCGCTGCTGATGACGTCCCACGACCGGGAATTCATGAACCGCATCGTCAACAAGATCATCGAGATCGATGGCGGATCGCTGACCACCTATTCCGGCGATTATGGTTTCTACGAACAGCAACGTGCGCTGAACGAAAAGCACCAGCTGGCCCAGTTCGAGCGCCAGCAGGCGATGCTTGCCAAGGAGCTGAAGTTCATCGAGCGTTTCAAGGCCCGCGCCTCCCATGCAGCGCAGGTGCAAAGCCGCGTGAAGAAACTGGACAAGATCGAGCGCGTAGAGCCCCCGCGCCGCAGGCAGACGGTTGCCTTCGAATTTTTGCCAGCTCCTCGTTCAGGCGAAGACGTTGTCTCGCTGAAAAAGGTCAAAAAGGCTTATGGCAGCCGCACCATCTATGACGGGCTGGATTTCATGATCCGCCGCAAGGAGCGCTGGTGCCTTATGGGCGTGAACGGTGCTGGCAAATCCACCCTGTTGAAACTGGTGACCGGCACTGCGGAACCGGATGATGGCATCGTGACGATTGGCGCCAGCGTCAAGCTGGGTTACTTCGCCCAGCATTCGATGGATCTGCTGGATGGGGACGCCACCATTCTGCAATGGCTGGAACAGCACTTCCCGAAGGCAGGGCAAGCACCGCTTCGCGCGCTTTCCGGCTGCTTCGGCTTTACCGGCGACGACGTGGAAAAGAAGTGCCGCGTGCTTTCCGGTGGTGAAAAAGCGCGTCTCGTCATGGCCGCCATGCTGTTCGATCCGCCGAATTTCCTCGTCCTCGATGAGCCGACCAACCACCTCGATCTCGACACGAAGGAAATGCTGATCAAGGCGCTTTCAGAATATGAAGGCACGATGCTCTTCGTTTCGCACGACCGCCATTTCCTTGGCGCGCTGTCCAACCGCGTTCTGGAACTGACGCCGGATGGCATCCATCAATATGATGGCGGTTACACAGAATATGTGGAGCGCACCGGCTCGGAAGCTCCCGGCCTCGTAGCATAA
- a CDS encoding sensor domain-containing diguanylate cyclase produces MRISAITNWAYIITVALTLLAGGSFILSSSFADLERRAVEQHLTVQEIADELDIAAEKRSDDIRLYVMRGDEAELAAFYVDENAERGFEALAEKARTNGATEQEQVLLTDIARQAEALDEIEERAIAEMRQGQRTAAQQIVFGDEHNRLQTALLADVEKLSQMLTARTGAVLEDAKEKSDIFGLLARVMLTLTAIVFLSVLYFVVKKRIANPIVTMTGVINRLARQEFDVEVPHLDRRDEIGEMNAAIEVFRANGLERERLDAELRKDQRIKDLILQMMHRLQACQAEHEIAGIVSLYMPQIFPDMAGALFIQDETHSNLLVRGTWREPKYAKVSLQPSDCWGLRRGRPHLGDPADNDVICPHLSASDLCNLCVPLTALGDIVGLLSLEAEDCDLVINARVYLELIAENLGLAIANLQLRDRLTGLATRDALTGLLNRRSLDEAINRLGKREPQGNQSCLMLDIDHFKRFNDEFGHDAGDAVIKHVASILVSAGVEQSKVYRFGGEEFTVLLDGLSEDEATAFAESLREKVAKAPLSDRGRFLGVVTISIGVASAPEQGTVNTLVTRADAALLIAKERGRNRTVRSSSLVKERV; encoded by the coding sequence ATGCGAATAAGCGCGATAACCAACTGGGCCTATATTATAACCGTCGCGCTGACGCTTCTTGCCGGTGGTTCTTTCATCCTTTCCTCTAGTTTTGCCGATCTGGAACGGCGCGCTGTCGAGCAGCATCTCACGGTTCAGGAGATTGCCGACGAATTGGACATTGCAGCGGAAAAGCGCAGCGATGATATTCGGCTTTATGTGATGCGCGGAGATGAGGCGGAGCTTGCCGCTTTTTATGTCGACGAGAATGCCGAGCGCGGCTTCGAGGCACTTGCTGAGAAGGCACGTACCAACGGGGCGACCGAGCAGGAGCAGGTGCTGTTGACGGATATCGCGCGACAGGCAGAGGCGCTGGATGAAATCGAAGAACGCGCCATCGCCGAAATGCGGCAGGGCCAGCGGACTGCTGCGCAGCAGATCGTTTTCGGTGACGAACATAACCGTCTGCAAACCGCTTTGCTGGCGGATGTGGAAAAGCTCAGCCAGATGTTGACGGCACGCACCGGCGCCGTGCTGGAAGATGCCAAGGAAAAGAGCGACATTTTCGGGCTGCTCGCACGCGTAATGCTGACGCTGACAGCCATCGTGTTTCTCAGCGTTCTCTATTTCGTCGTCAAGAAGCGCATTGCCAATCCCATCGTAACGATGACGGGTGTCATCAACCGACTGGCCAGACAGGAATTCGACGTCGAGGTTCCGCATCTCGACCGGCGCGATGAAATCGGTGAGATGAATGCCGCAATCGAGGTGTTCCGGGCCAATGGCCTTGAGCGTGAGCGGCTGGATGCGGAGCTTCGCAAGGACCAGCGGATCAAAGACCTCATTTTGCAAATGATGCATCGGCTACAGGCCTGTCAGGCAGAACATGAGATCGCAGGCATCGTTTCGCTTTATATGCCGCAAATTTTCCCGGATATGGCGGGAGCGCTGTTCATTCAAGACGAGACCCACAGCAATCTTCTGGTGCGCGGCACCTGGCGGGAGCCGAAATACGCCAAAGTCTCTTTGCAGCCGAGCGACTGCTGGGGCTTGAGGCGCGGACGTCCTCATTTGGGTGATCCAGCGGATAATGATGTCATCTGCCCGCATCTTTCGGCATCCGACCTTTGCAATCTCTGCGTTCCGCTCACCGCTCTTGGCGATATTGTCGGGCTGCTGTCGCTGGAAGCAGAGGATTGCGATCTCGTTATCAATGCCCGGGTCTATCTTGAGCTGATTGCGGAAAATCTGGGTCTTGCCATCGCTAATCTGCAACTGCGTGACCGGTTGACAGGGCTTGCGACGCGCGACGCCCTAACGGGTCTGCTCAACCGCCGGTCCCTGGATGAGGCAATAAACCGGCTTGGGAAAAGAGAGCCGCAGGGTAACCAAAGCTGCCTGATGCTGGATATCGACCACTTCAAGCGCTTCAACGACGAATTCGGCCACGATGCGGGCGATGCCGTTATCAAGCATGTCGCAAGCATTCTCGTCAGCGCGGGTGTCGAGCAGAGCAAGGTTTATCGCTTCGGCGGCGAGGAGTTCACCGTGCTTCTCGACGGGCTGAGCGAAGACGAGGCCACGGCATTCGCAGAAAGCCTGCGGGAGAAAGTGGCCAAGGCGCCGCTTTCCGACAGGGGACGTTTTCTCGGCGTGGTTACCATTTCGATTGGCGTGGCATCCGCGCCGGAACAAGGCACGGTCAACACGCTGGTCACCCGCGCAGATGCGGCTTTGCTGATTGCCAAGGAGCGCGGACGCAACAGAACCGTCCGCTCCTCATCGCTGGTCAAGGAACGCGTTTGA
- a CDS encoding DUF2171 domain-containing protein — protein sequence MVSATSIREHMEVKAADGSHIGTVDRLEGESRIKLTKNDADDGKHHLIPLDWVDHVDSHVHLSKSASDVRQGWETLN from the coding sequence ATGGTGTCTGCGACAAGTATCCGCGAGCATATGGAAGTTAAAGCTGCCGATGGCAGCCATATCGGCACGGTCGATCGTCTGGAAGGCGAAAGCCGCATTAAGCTCACCAAGAACGATGCAGATGACGGCAAGCATCATCTCATCCCGCTGGATTGGGTGGATCACGTCGATTCTCATGTCCATCTCAGCAAGTCCGCATCCGATGTGCGCCAGGGCTGGGAAACGCTGAACTAA
- a CDS encoding ABC transporter ATP-binding protein, protein MTLLQQTKLASNLLFSLQDVSVSVPGKTLLQPLTASFEAGKIIGLIGHNGSGKSTLLKVLARLQEPSSGSVSFEGKDLKSWGGREFARRLGYLPQYTPSASGMTVKELVALGRYPWHGALGQFSAEDHAKVEEAIELTHIGGLAERLVDTLSGGERQRVWLAMLVAQDTECLLLDEPISALDMAHQLEVLSLVRALSHRKGVGVIVVLHDVNMATRFCDEIVALHTGRIIERGTPDEIMTEAALERIYGLRMNIVTHPGSGLPVALPA, encoded by the coding sequence ATGACGCTGTTGCAACAGACAAAACTGGCGAGCAACCTTCTGTTCTCCCTGCAGGATGTCTCCGTTTCCGTGCCGGGCAAGACGTTGTTGCAGCCGCTGACTGCCTCCTTCGAAGCCGGAAAGATCATCGGCCTTATCGGCCATAACGGCTCGGGAAAATCCACACTTCTCAAAGTGCTGGCACGGCTTCAGGAGCCGAGTTCCGGTAGCGTCTCCTTCGAGGGAAAGGACTTGAAAAGTTGGGGTGGGAGAGAGTTTGCCAGACGGCTTGGCTACCTGCCGCAATATACCCCCTCCGCCTCAGGCATGACCGTGAAGGAACTGGTGGCACTGGGACGATACCCATGGCACGGCGCGCTCGGTCAGTTCAGCGCAGAGGACCACGCAAAGGTGGAGGAGGCGATTGAACTGACGCATATTGGCGGCCTTGCGGAGCGCCTTGTCGACACGCTTTCCGGCGGTGAGCGGCAGAGGGTATGGCTGGCGATGCTGGTGGCGCAGGATACGGAATGCCTGCTGCTGGATGAGCCTATTTCCGCGCTGGATATGGCGCACCAGCTCGAGGTGCTTTCGCTGGTGCGTGCTCTTTCGCATCGAAAGGGCGTTGGCGTCATCGTTGTGCTGCATGATGTGAACATGGCGACGCGTTTCTGCGATGAGATCGTTGCGCTGCACACCGGGCGCATCATCGAAAGAGGCACGCCGGACGAAATCATGACGGAGGCTGCGCTTGAGCGGATTTATGGGCTGAGGATGAATATCGTGACCCATCCAGGCTCCGGCTTGCCCGTCGCTCTTCCTGCCTGA